One region of Gopherus evgoodei ecotype Sinaloan lineage chromosome 16, rGopEvg1_v1.p, whole genome shotgun sequence genomic DNA includes:
- the LOC115635913 gene encoding ER degradation-enhancing alpha-mannosidase-like protein 3 isoform X3, with amino-acid sequence MFDHAYGSYMKHAYPADELMPLSCRGRVRGMEPSRGDVDDALGKFSLTLIDTLDTLVVLNKLDEFEDAVRKVVLGVRLDNDVVVSVFETNIRVLGGLLGGHIMADMLKAQSVRLQWYKGELLHLARDLGYRLLPAFNTTSGLPYPRVNLKYGVLSPNSRTGTELDTCTACAGTMILEFAALSRLTQETVFEDTARRALDVLWEKRQKGNDLVGTVINIHNGDWVRRDSGVGAGIDSYYEYLMKAYILLGDDTYLERFNAHYMAIMKYISQPPLLLNVHMHNPTVSIRSWMDSLLAFFPGLQVLRGDLKPAIETHEMLYQVTKQHKFLPEAFTSDFAVYWAQHPLRPEFAESTYFLYKATRDPYYLQVGKSIVESLNEYARVACGFAAVQDVRTGRHEDRMDSFFLAEMFKYLYLLFSEKRDLPLDIDDYIFTTEAHLLPLSLSTARPPCPRNMTMFRRGHGEEEIFTRSCPSAQTLFPNNPTFTRTIRDAHKQLLQPGAERLALFRQVLVSLRGIEFPLHDTRMEPLEILKNMGLTLLPLGDRSMQLTGIRHKVKGSLVLSEPYQACAAISNQKEVQGKMALAQRGECMFATKARNLQEAGASGVIFIDNAEGSCSEEMVLFQMVGDGSTGDIVIPLVFLFQKEGQVLLDALSQHRNVDVLLATKPMFLGEEKTDQPLSASQLHKAATETRTMMLTSAPDQA; translated from the exons AAACACGCATATCCTGCAGATGAGCTAATGCCTTTGAGTTGTCGGGGCCGAGTGCGCGGGATGGAGCCGAGTCGTGGGGATGTCGATGATGCTCTTGGCAA GTTTTCCCTCACTCTAATTGACACTTTGGATACACTTGTG GTCCTTAACAAGCTGGATGAGTTTGAGGACGCAGTGCGGAAGGTGGTCCTGGGCGTGCGGCTGGACAACGATGTGGTGGTCTCTGTCTTTGAAACCAACATTCGTGTGCTGGG GGGCCTGCTGGGGGGTCACATCATGGCCGACATGTTGAAGGCACAAAGCGTGCGGCTGCAGTGGTACAAGGGCGAGCTCCTGCACCTGGCCCGGGATTTAGGGTACCGTCTCTTGCCCGCTTTCAACACCACCAGCGGGCTGCCGTACCCCAGG GTGAACCTGAAGTATGGGGTCCTGAGTCCGAACTCCCGGACAGGCACCGAGCTTGACACCTGCACGGCCTGCGCTGGCACCATGATTTTGGAGTTTGCTGCCCTCAGTCGCCTGACGCAAGAGACTGTTTTCGAA GACACCGCTCGGAGAGCACTGGATGTTCTCTGGGAGAAGCGCCAGAAAGGGAACGACCTGGTGGGGACGGTCATCAACATTCACAATGGGGACTGGGTGCGGAGGG ACAGCGGGGTCGGAGCCGGGATAGACTCGTACTATGAGTACCTGATGAAGGCATATATCCTCCTGGGGGATGACACCTACCTGGAGAGGTTCAATGCT catTACATGGCCATAATGAAATACatcagccagcctcccctcctgcTCAACGTCCATATGCACAACCCCACGGTCAGCATCCGGAGCTGGATGGACTCCCTTTTGGCCTTCTTCCCCGGCCTCCAG GtgctgaggggggatttgaagcCTGCCATTGAGACGCACGAGATGCTGTACCAGGTCACCAAGCAGCACAAATTCCTCCCGGAG GCATTCACGTCCGACTTTGCTGTGTACTGGGCCCAGCATCCTTTGCGGCCGGAGTTTGCTGAGAGTACCTACTTCCTGTACAAG GCTACTCGAGACCCCTACTACCTCCAGGTGGGCAAGTCCATTGTAGAGAGCCTGAATGAGTATGCCCGGGTAGCCTGCGGCTTTGCGGCGGTGCAAGATGTACGGACGGGCCGACACGAGGACAG GATGGACTCCTTTTTCCTGGCCGAGATGTTTAAGTACCTCTACTTGCTTTTCTCTGAGAAGCGAGATCTGCCTCTAGACATTGACGATTACATCTTCACCACAGAGGCTCACCTGCTGCCCCTGTCCCTCTCCACCGCccggcccccctgccccaggaacATGACT ATGTTTCGCAggggccatggagaggaggagatTTTTACCCGTTCTTGCCCCAGCGCCCAGACTCTCTTCCCCAATAACCCAACCTTCACCCGCACCATCCGGGATGCCCACAAGCAGCTGCTGCAACCAGGAGCAGAGCGCCTGGCGCTCTTCCG GCAGGTCCTGGTCTCCCTCAGGGGGATTGAGTTCCCTCTCCATGACACCAGGATGGAACCCTTGGAGATCCTGAAGAACATGGGACTGACCCTGCTGCCCCTGGGCGACAGGAGCATGCAGCTGACCGGCATCCGACACAAG gTGAAAGGAAGCTTAGTGCTGAGTGAACCTTACCAGGCCTGTGCAGCAATCAGCAACCAGAAGGAGGTGCAAGGGAAAATGGCACTGGCCCAGAGAGGCGAATGCATGTTTGCCACCAAAGCCAGAAACTTGCAGGAAGCAGGAGCCTCAGGGGTGATTTTTATCG ACAATGCTGAAGGCAGCTGCAGTGAGGAGATGGTTCTGTTCCAGATGGTGGGTGACGGAAGCACCGGTGACATAGTCATCCCTCTTGTCTTCCTCTTCCAGAAGGAGGGGCAAGTCCTTTTAGATGCACTGTCCCAGCATCGCAATGTGGATGTGCTGCTGGCCACTAAACCCATGTTCCTAGGTGAAG AAAAAACAGACCAGCCGTTGTCTGCAAGTCAGTTGCACAAGGCAGCCACAGAGACCCGCACCATGATGCTGACAAGTGCTCCAGACCAAGCATGA
- the LOC115635913 gene encoding ER degradation-enhancing alpha-mannosidase-like protein 3 isoform X2, producing the protein MFDHAYGSYMKHAYPADELMPLSCRGRVRGMEPSRGDVDDALGKFSLTLIDTLDTLVVLNKLDEFEDAVRKVVLGVRLDNDVVVSVFETNIRVLGGLLGGHIMADMLKAQSVRLQWYKGELLHLARDLGYRLLPAFNTTSGLPYPRVNLKYGVLSPNSRTGTELDTCTACAGTMILEFAALSRLTQETVFEDTARRALDVLWEKRQKGNDLVGTVINIHNGDWVRRDSGVGAGIDSYYEYLMKAYILLGDDTYLERFNAHYMAIMKYISQPPLLLNVHMHNPTVSIRSWMDSLLAFFPGLQVLRGDLKPAIETHEMLYQVTKQHKFLPEAFTSDFAVYWAQHPLRPEFAESTYFLYKATRDPYYLQVGKSIVESLNEYARVACGFAAVQDVRTGRHEDRMDSFFLAEMFKYLYLLFSEKRDLPLDIDDYIFTTEAHLLPLSLSTARPPCPRNMTMFRRGHGEEEIFTRSCPSAQTLFPNNPTFTRTIRDAHKQLLQPGAERLALFRGIEFPLHDTRMEPLEILKNMGLTLLPLGDRSMQLTGIRHKQEASPLGLFSLKFITELVDPPAGEQPGISPLAVQVISPPFFGRVVLTAGPAQFGMDLTKQEHGVKGSLVLSEPYQACAAISNQKEVQGKMALAQRGECMFATKARNLQEAGASGVIFIDNAEGSCSEEMVLFQMVGDGSTGDIVIPLVFLFQKEGQVLLDALSQHRNVDVLLATKPMFLGEEKTDQPLSASQLHKAATETRTMMLTSAPDQA; encoded by the exons AAACACGCATATCCTGCAGATGAGCTAATGCCTTTGAGTTGTCGGGGCCGAGTGCGCGGGATGGAGCCGAGTCGTGGGGATGTCGATGATGCTCTTGGCAA GTTTTCCCTCACTCTAATTGACACTTTGGATACACTTGTG GTCCTTAACAAGCTGGATGAGTTTGAGGACGCAGTGCGGAAGGTGGTCCTGGGCGTGCGGCTGGACAACGATGTGGTGGTCTCTGTCTTTGAAACCAACATTCGTGTGCTGGG GGGCCTGCTGGGGGGTCACATCATGGCCGACATGTTGAAGGCACAAAGCGTGCGGCTGCAGTGGTACAAGGGCGAGCTCCTGCACCTGGCCCGGGATTTAGGGTACCGTCTCTTGCCCGCTTTCAACACCACCAGCGGGCTGCCGTACCCCAGG GTGAACCTGAAGTATGGGGTCCTGAGTCCGAACTCCCGGACAGGCACCGAGCTTGACACCTGCACGGCCTGCGCTGGCACCATGATTTTGGAGTTTGCTGCCCTCAGTCGCCTGACGCAAGAGACTGTTTTCGAA GACACCGCTCGGAGAGCACTGGATGTTCTCTGGGAGAAGCGCCAGAAAGGGAACGACCTGGTGGGGACGGTCATCAACATTCACAATGGGGACTGGGTGCGGAGGG ACAGCGGGGTCGGAGCCGGGATAGACTCGTACTATGAGTACCTGATGAAGGCATATATCCTCCTGGGGGATGACACCTACCTGGAGAGGTTCAATGCT catTACATGGCCATAATGAAATACatcagccagcctcccctcctgcTCAACGTCCATATGCACAACCCCACGGTCAGCATCCGGAGCTGGATGGACTCCCTTTTGGCCTTCTTCCCCGGCCTCCAG GtgctgaggggggatttgaagcCTGCCATTGAGACGCACGAGATGCTGTACCAGGTCACCAAGCAGCACAAATTCCTCCCGGAG GCATTCACGTCCGACTTTGCTGTGTACTGGGCCCAGCATCCTTTGCGGCCGGAGTTTGCTGAGAGTACCTACTTCCTGTACAAG GCTACTCGAGACCCCTACTACCTCCAGGTGGGCAAGTCCATTGTAGAGAGCCTGAATGAGTATGCCCGGGTAGCCTGCGGCTTTGCGGCGGTGCAAGATGTACGGACGGGCCGACACGAGGACAG GATGGACTCCTTTTTCCTGGCCGAGATGTTTAAGTACCTCTACTTGCTTTTCTCTGAGAAGCGAGATCTGCCTCTAGACATTGACGATTACATCTTCACCACAGAGGCTCACCTGCTGCCCCTGTCCCTCTCCACCGCccggcccccctgccccaggaacATGACT ATGTTTCGCAggggccatggagaggaggagatTTTTACCCGTTCTTGCCCCAGCGCCCAGACTCTCTTCCCCAATAACCCAACCTTCACCCGCACCATCCGGGATGCCCACAAGCAGCTGCTGCAACCAGGAGCAGAGCGCCTGGCGCTCTTCCG GGGGATTGAGTTCCCTCTCCATGACACCAGGATGGAACCCTTGGAGATCCTGAAGAACATGGGACTGACCCTGCTGCCCCTGGGCGACAGGAGCATGCAGCTGACCGGCATCCGACACAAG CAAGAAGCTTCTCCCCTGGGGCTCTTCAGCCTGAAATTCATCACCGAGCTGGTCGACCCGCCTGCAGGAGAGCAGCCAGGCATCTCCCCGCTGGCTGTCCAAGTTatctctccccccttttttgGGAGAGTGGTACTCACCGCGGGACCAGCCCAGTTTGGAATGGATCTGACCAAACAGGAGCACGGG gTGAAAGGAAGCTTAGTGCTGAGTGAACCTTACCAGGCCTGTGCAGCAATCAGCAACCAGAAGGAGGTGCAAGGGAAAATGGCACTGGCCCAGAGAGGCGAATGCATGTTTGCCACCAAAGCCAGAAACTTGCAGGAAGCAGGAGCCTCAGGGGTGATTTTTATCG ACAATGCTGAAGGCAGCTGCAGTGAGGAGATGGTTCTGTTCCAGATGGTGGGTGACGGAAGCACCGGTGACATAGTCATCCCTCTTGTCTTCCTCTTCCAGAAGGAGGGGCAAGTCCTTTTAGATGCACTGTCCCAGCATCGCAATGTGGATGTGCTGCTGGCCACTAAACCCATGTTCCTAGGTGAAG AAAAAACAGACCAGCCGTTGTCTGCAAGTCAGTTGCACAAGGCAGCCACAGAGACCCGCACCATGATGCTGACAAGTGCTCCAGACCAAGCATGA
- the LOC115635913 gene encoding ER degradation-enhancing alpha-mannosidase-like protein 3 isoform X1, whose translation MFDHAYGSYMKHAYPADELMPLSCRGRVRGMEPSRGDVDDALGKFSLTLIDTLDTLVVLNKLDEFEDAVRKVVLGVRLDNDVVVSVFETNIRVLGGLLGGHIMADMLKAQSVRLQWYKGELLHLARDLGYRLLPAFNTTSGLPYPRVNLKYGVLSPNSRTGTELDTCTACAGTMILEFAALSRLTQETVFEDTARRALDVLWEKRQKGNDLVGTVINIHNGDWVRRDSGVGAGIDSYYEYLMKAYILLGDDTYLERFNAHYMAIMKYISQPPLLLNVHMHNPTVSIRSWMDSLLAFFPGLQVLRGDLKPAIETHEMLYQVTKQHKFLPEAFTSDFAVYWAQHPLRPEFAESTYFLYKATRDPYYLQVGKSIVESLNEYARVACGFAAVQDVRTGRHEDRMDSFFLAEMFKYLYLLFSEKRDLPLDIDDYIFTTEAHLLPLSLSTARPPCPRNMTMFRRGHGEEEIFTRSCPSAQTLFPNNPTFTRTIRDAHKQLLQPGAERLALFRQVLVSLRGIEFPLHDTRMEPLEILKNMGLTLLPLGDRSMQLTGIRHKQEASPLGLFSLKFITELVDPPAGEQPGISPLAVQVISPPFFGRVVLTAGPAQFGMDLTKQEHGVKGSLVLSEPYQACAAISNQKEVQGKMALAQRGECMFATKARNLQEAGASGVIFIDNAEGSCSEEMVLFQMVGDGSTGDIVIPLVFLFQKEGQVLLDALSQHRNVDVLLATKPMFLGEEKTDQPLSASQLHKAATETRTMMLTSAPDQA comes from the exons AAACACGCATATCCTGCAGATGAGCTAATGCCTTTGAGTTGTCGGGGCCGAGTGCGCGGGATGGAGCCGAGTCGTGGGGATGTCGATGATGCTCTTGGCAA GTTTTCCCTCACTCTAATTGACACTTTGGATACACTTGTG GTCCTTAACAAGCTGGATGAGTTTGAGGACGCAGTGCGGAAGGTGGTCCTGGGCGTGCGGCTGGACAACGATGTGGTGGTCTCTGTCTTTGAAACCAACATTCGTGTGCTGGG GGGCCTGCTGGGGGGTCACATCATGGCCGACATGTTGAAGGCACAAAGCGTGCGGCTGCAGTGGTACAAGGGCGAGCTCCTGCACCTGGCCCGGGATTTAGGGTACCGTCTCTTGCCCGCTTTCAACACCACCAGCGGGCTGCCGTACCCCAGG GTGAACCTGAAGTATGGGGTCCTGAGTCCGAACTCCCGGACAGGCACCGAGCTTGACACCTGCACGGCCTGCGCTGGCACCATGATTTTGGAGTTTGCTGCCCTCAGTCGCCTGACGCAAGAGACTGTTTTCGAA GACACCGCTCGGAGAGCACTGGATGTTCTCTGGGAGAAGCGCCAGAAAGGGAACGACCTGGTGGGGACGGTCATCAACATTCACAATGGGGACTGGGTGCGGAGGG ACAGCGGGGTCGGAGCCGGGATAGACTCGTACTATGAGTACCTGATGAAGGCATATATCCTCCTGGGGGATGACACCTACCTGGAGAGGTTCAATGCT catTACATGGCCATAATGAAATACatcagccagcctcccctcctgcTCAACGTCCATATGCACAACCCCACGGTCAGCATCCGGAGCTGGATGGACTCCCTTTTGGCCTTCTTCCCCGGCCTCCAG GtgctgaggggggatttgaagcCTGCCATTGAGACGCACGAGATGCTGTACCAGGTCACCAAGCAGCACAAATTCCTCCCGGAG GCATTCACGTCCGACTTTGCTGTGTACTGGGCCCAGCATCCTTTGCGGCCGGAGTTTGCTGAGAGTACCTACTTCCTGTACAAG GCTACTCGAGACCCCTACTACCTCCAGGTGGGCAAGTCCATTGTAGAGAGCCTGAATGAGTATGCCCGGGTAGCCTGCGGCTTTGCGGCGGTGCAAGATGTACGGACGGGCCGACACGAGGACAG GATGGACTCCTTTTTCCTGGCCGAGATGTTTAAGTACCTCTACTTGCTTTTCTCTGAGAAGCGAGATCTGCCTCTAGACATTGACGATTACATCTTCACCACAGAGGCTCACCTGCTGCCCCTGTCCCTCTCCACCGCccggcccccctgccccaggaacATGACT ATGTTTCGCAggggccatggagaggaggagatTTTTACCCGTTCTTGCCCCAGCGCCCAGACTCTCTTCCCCAATAACCCAACCTTCACCCGCACCATCCGGGATGCCCACAAGCAGCTGCTGCAACCAGGAGCAGAGCGCCTGGCGCTCTTCCG GCAGGTCCTGGTCTCCCTCAGGGGGATTGAGTTCCCTCTCCATGACACCAGGATGGAACCCTTGGAGATCCTGAAGAACATGGGACTGACCCTGCTGCCCCTGGGCGACAGGAGCATGCAGCTGACCGGCATCCGACACAAG CAAGAAGCTTCTCCCCTGGGGCTCTTCAGCCTGAAATTCATCACCGAGCTGGTCGACCCGCCTGCAGGAGAGCAGCCAGGCATCTCCCCGCTGGCTGTCCAAGTTatctctccccccttttttgGGAGAGTGGTACTCACCGCGGGACCAGCCCAGTTTGGAATGGATCTGACCAAACAGGAGCACGGG gTGAAAGGAAGCTTAGTGCTGAGTGAACCTTACCAGGCCTGTGCAGCAATCAGCAACCAGAAGGAGGTGCAAGGGAAAATGGCACTGGCCCAGAGAGGCGAATGCATGTTTGCCACCAAAGCCAGAAACTTGCAGGAAGCAGGAGCCTCAGGGGTGATTTTTATCG ACAATGCTGAAGGCAGCTGCAGTGAGGAGATGGTTCTGTTCCAGATGGTGGGTGACGGAAGCACCGGTGACATAGTCATCCCTCTTGTCTTCCTCTTCCAGAAGGAGGGGCAAGTCCTTTTAGATGCACTGTCCCAGCATCGCAATGTGGATGTGCTGCTGGCCACTAAACCCATGTTCCTAGGTGAAG AAAAAACAGACCAGCCGTTGTCTGCAAGTCAGTTGCACAAGGCAGCCACAGAGACCCGCACCATGATGCTGACAAGTGCTCCAGACCAAGCATGA
- the LOC115635913 gene encoding ER degradation-enhancing alpha-mannosidase-like protein 3 isoform X4, translating into MADMLKAQSVRLQWYKGELLHLARDLGYRLLPAFNTTSGLPYPRVNLKYGVLSPNSRTGTELDTCTACAGTMILEFAALSRLTQETVFEDTARRALDVLWEKRQKGNDLVGTVINIHNGDWVRRDSGVGAGIDSYYEYLMKAYILLGDDTYLERFNAHYMAIMKYISQPPLLLNVHMHNPTVSIRSWMDSLLAFFPGLQVLRGDLKPAIETHEMLYQVTKQHKFLPEAFTSDFAVYWAQHPLRPEFAESTYFLYKATRDPYYLQVGKSIVESLNEYARVACGFAAVQDVRTGRHEDRMDSFFLAEMFKYLYLLFSEKRDLPLDIDDYIFTTEAHLLPLSLSTARPPCPRNMTMFRRGHGEEEIFTRSCPSAQTLFPNNPTFTRTIRDAHKQLLQPGAERLALFRQVLVSLRGIEFPLHDTRMEPLEILKNMGLTLLPLGDRSMQLTGIRHKQEASPLGLFSLKFITELVDPPAGEQPGISPLAVQVISPPFFGRVVLTAGPAQFGMDLTKQEHGVKGSLVLSEPYQACAAISNQKEVQGKMALAQRGECMFATKARNLQEAGASGVIFIDNAEGSCSEEMVLFQMVGDGSTGDIVIPLVFLFQKEGQVLLDALSQHRNVDVLLATKPMFLGEEKTDQPLSASQLHKAATETRTMMLTSAPDQA; encoded by the exons ATGGCCGACATGTTGAAGGCACAAAGCGTGCGGCTGCAGTGGTACAAGGGCGAGCTCCTGCACCTGGCCCGGGATTTAGGGTACCGTCTCTTGCCCGCTTTCAACACCACCAGCGGGCTGCCGTACCCCAGG GTGAACCTGAAGTATGGGGTCCTGAGTCCGAACTCCCGGACAGGCACCGAGCTTGACACCTGCACGGCCTGCGCTGGCACCATGATTTTGGAGTTTGCTGCCCTCAGTCGCCTGACGCAAGAGACTGTTTTCGAA GACACCGCTCGGAGAGCACTGGATGTTCTCTGGGAGAAGCGCCAGAAAGGGAACGACCTGGTGGGGACGGTCATCAACATTCACAATGGGGACTGGGTGCGGAGGG ACAGCGGGGTCGGAGCCGGGATAGACTCGTACTATGAGTACCTGATGAAGGCATATATCCTCCTGGGGGATGACACCTACCTGGAGAGGTTCAATGCT catTACATGGCCATAATGAAATACatcagccagcctcccctcctgcTCAACGTCCATATGCACAACCCCACGGTCAGCATCCGGAGCTGGATGGACTCCCTTTTGGCCTTCTTCCCCGGCCTCCAG GtgctgaggggggatttgaagcCTGCCATTGAGACGCACGAGATGCTGTACCAGGTCACCAAGCAGCACAAATTCCTCCCGGAG GCATTCACGTCCGACTTTGCTGTGTACTGGGCCCAGCATCCTTTGCGGCCGGAGTTTGCTGAGAGTACCTACTTCCTGTACAAG GCTACTCGAGACCCCTACTACCTCCAGGTGGGCAAGTCCATTGTAGAGAGCCTGAATGAGTATGCCCGGGTAGCCTGCGGCTTTGCGGCGGTGCAAGATGTACGGACGGGCCGACACGAGGACAG GATGGACTCCTTTTTCCTGGCCGAGATGTTTAAGTACCTCTACTTGCTTTTCTCTGAGAAGCGAGATCTGCCTCTAGACATTGACGATTACATCTTCACCACAGAGGCTCACCTGCTGCCCCTGTCCCTCTCCACCGCccggcccccctgccccaggaacATGACT ATGTTTCGCAggggccatggagaggaggagatTTTTACCCGTTCTTGCCCCAGCGCCCAGACTCTCTTCCCCAATAACCCAACCTTCACCCGCACCATCCGGGATGCCCACAAGCAGCTGCTGCAACCAGGAGCAGAGCGCCTGGCGCTCTTCCG GCAGGTCCTGGTCTCCCTCAGGGGGATTGAGTTCCCTCTCCATGACACCAGGATGGAACCCTTGGAGATCCTGAAGAACATGGGACTGACCCTGCTGCCCCTGGGCGACAGGAGCATGCAGCTGACCGGCATCCGACACAAG CAAGAAGCTTCTCCCCTGGGGCTCTTCAGCCTGAAATTCATCACCGAGCTGGTCGACCCGCCTGCAGGAGAGCAGCCAGGCATCTCCCCGCTGGCTGTCCAAGTTatctctccccccttttttgGGAGAGTGGTACTCACCGCGGGACCAGCCCAGTTTGGAATGGATCTGACCAAACAGGAGCACGGG gTGAAAGGAAGCTTAGTGCTGAGTGAACCTTACCAGGCCTGTGCAGCAATCAGCAACCAGAAGGAGGTGCAAGGGAAAATGGCACTGGCCCAGAGAGGCGAATGCATGTTTGCCACCAAAGCCAGAAACTTGCAGGAAGCAGGAGCCTCAGGGGTGATTTTTATCG ACAATGCTGAAGGCAGCTGCAGTGAGGAGATGGTTCTGTTCCAGATGGTGGGTGACGGAAGCACCGGTGACATAGTCATCCCTCTTGTCTTCCTCTTCCAGAAGGAGGGGCAAGTCCTTTTAGATGCACTGTCCCAGCATCGCAATGTGGATGTGCTGCTGGCCACTAAACCCATGTTCCTAGGTGAAG AAAAAACAGACCAGCCGTTGTCTGCAAGTCAGTTGCACAAGGCAGCCACAGAGACCCGCACCATGATGCTGACAAGTGCTCCAGACCAAGCATGA
- the LOC115635913 gene encoding ER degradation-enhancing alpha-mannosidase-like protein 3 isoform X5, translating to MFDHAYGSYMKHAYPADELMPLSCRGRVRGMEPSRGDVDDALGKFSLTLIDTLDTLVVLNKLDEFEDAVRKVVLGVRLDNDVVVSVFETNIRVLGGLLGGHIMADMLKAQSVRLQWYKGELLHLARDLGYRLLPAFNTTSGLPYPRVNLKYGVLSPNSRTGTELDTCTACAGTMILEFAALSRLTQETVFEDTARRALDVLWEKRQKGNDLVGTVINIHNGDWVRRDSGVGAGIDSYYEYLMKAYILLGDDTYLERFNAHYMAIMKYISQPPLLLNVHMHNPTVSIRSWMDSLLAFFPGLQVLRGDLKPAIETHEMLYQVTKQHKFLPEAFTSDFAVYWAQHPLRPEFAESTYFLYKATRDPYYLQVGKSIVESLNEYARVACGFAAVQDVRTGRHEDRMDSFFLAEMFKYLYLLFSEKRDLPLDIDDYIFTTEAHLLPLSLSTARPPCPRNMTMFRRGHGEEEIFTRSCPSAQTLFPNNPTFTRTIRDAHKQLLQPGAERLALFRQVLVSLRGIEFPLHDTRMEPLEILKNMGLTLLPLGDRSMQLTGIRHKQEASPLGLFSLKFITELVDPPAGEQPGISPLAVQVISPPFFGRVVLTAGPAQFGMDLTKQEHGTMLKAAAVRRWFCSRWWVTEAPVT from the exons AAACACGCATATCCTGCAGATGAGCTAATGCCTTTGAGTTGTCGGGGCCGAGTGCGCGGGATGGAGCCGAGTCGTGGGGATGTCGATGATGCTCTTGGCAA GTTTTCCCTCACTCTAATTGACACTTTGGATACACTTGTG GTCCTTAACAAGCTGGATGAGTTTGAGGACGCAGTGCGGAAGGTGGTCCTGGGCGTGCGGCTGGACAACGATGTGGTGGTCTCTGTCTTTGAAACCAACATTCGTGTGCTGGG GGGCCTGCTGGGGGGTCACATCATGGCCGACATGTTGAAGGCACAAAGCGTGCGGCTGCAGTGGTACAAGGGCGAGCTCCTGCACCTGGCCCGGGATTTAGGGTACCGTCTCTTGCCCGCTTTCAACACCACCAGCGGGCTGCCGTACCCCAGG GTGAACCTGAAGTATGGGGTCCTGAGTCCGAACTCCCGGACAGGCACCGAGCTTGACACCTGCACGGCCTGCGCTGGCACCATGATTTTGGAGTTTGCTGCCCTCAGTCGCCTGACGCAAGAGACTGTTTTCGAA GACACCGCTCGGAGAGCACTGGATGTTCTCTGGGAGAAGCGCCAGAAAGGGAACGACCTGGTGGGGACGGTCATCAACATTCACAATGGGGACTGGGTGCGGAGGG ACAGCGGGGTCGGAGCCGGGATAGACTCGTACTATGAGTACCTGATGAAGGCATATATCCTCCTGGGGGATGACACCTACCTGGAGAGGTTCAATGCT catTACATGGCCATAATGAAATACatcagccagcctcccctcctgcTCAACGTCCATATGCACAACCCCACGGTCAGCATCCGGAGCTGGATGGACTCCCTTTTGGCCTTCTTCCCCGGCCTCCAG GtgctgaggggggatttgaagcCTGCCATTGAGACGCACGAGATGCTGTACCAGGTCACCAAGCAGCACAAATTCCTCCCGGAG GCATTCACGTCCGACTTTGCTGTGTACTGGGCCCAGCATCCTTTGCGGCCGGAGTTTGCTGAGAGTACCTACTTCCTGTACAAG GCTACTCGAGACCCCTACTACCTCCAGGTGGGCAAGTCCATTGTAGAGAGCCTGAATGAGTATGCCCGGGTAGCCTGCGGCTTTGCGGCGGTGCAAGATGTACGGACGGGCCGACACGAGGACAG GATGGACTCCTTTTTCCTGGCCGAGATGTTTAAGTACCTCTACTTGCTTTTCTCTGAGAAGCGAGATCTGCCTCTAGACATTGACGATTACATCTTCACCACAGAGGCTCACCTGCTGCCCCTGTCCCTCTCCACCGCccggcccccctgccccaggaacATGACT ATGTTTCGCAggggccatggagaggaggagatTTTTACCCGTTCTTGCCCCAGCGCCCAGACTCTCTTCCCCAATAACCCAACCTTCACCCGCACCATCCGGGATGCCCACAAGCAGCTGCTGCAACCAGGAGCAGAGCGCCTGGCGCTCTTCCG GCAGGTCCTGGTCTCCCTCAGGGGGATTGAGTTCCCTCTCCATGACACCAGGATGGAACCCTTGGAGATCCTGAAGAACATGGGACTGACCCTGCTGCCCCTGGGCGACAGGAGCATGCAGCTGACCGGCATCCGACACAAG CAAGAAGCTTCTCCCCTGGGGCTCTTCAGCCTGAAATTCATCACCGAGCTGGTCGACCCGCCTGCAGGAGAGCAGCCAGGCATCTCCCCGCTGGCTGTCCAAGTTatctctccccccttttttgGGAGAGTGGTACTCACCGCGGGACCAGCCCAGTTTGGAATGGATCTGACCAAACAGGAGCACGGG ACAATGCTGAAGGCAGCTGCAGTGAGGAGATGGTTCTGTTCCAGATGGTGGGTGACGGAAGCACCGGTGACATAG